One Triticum dicoccoides isolate Atlit2015 ecotype Zavitan chromosome 5B, WEW_v2.0, whole genome shotgun sequence genomic window carries:
- the LOC119311573 gene encoding cleavage and polyadenylation specificity factor subunit 3-I-like: protein MTSVATAPPAGKRPAAGGREGDHMVVTPLGAGGEVGRSCVHMSFKGRTVLFDCGIHPAYSGMAALPYFDEIDPSAIDVLLVTHFHLDHAASLPYFLEKTTFKGRVFMTHATKAIYRLLLSDYVKVSKVSVEDMLFDEQDIIRSMDKIEVIDFHQTLEVNGIRFWCYTAGHVLGAAMFMVDIAGVRILYTGDYSREEDRHLKAAEVPQFSPDICIIESTYGVQQHQPRHVREKRFTDAIHNTVSQGGRVLIPAYALGRAQELLLILDEYWSNYPELHKIPIYYASPLAKKCMAVYQTYINSMNERIRNQFAQSNPFHFKHIEPLNSIDNFHDVGPSVVMASPGSLQSGLSRQLFDKWCTDKKNTCVIPGFAVEGSLVKAIISEPREVTLANGLTAPLHMQIFYISFSAHADFLQTSGFLDELRPPNIILVHGEANEMGRLKQKLITQFDGTNTKIVSPKNCQSVEMYFSSEKMAKIVGRLAEKVPEAEESVSGLLVKKGFTYQIMAPEDLRVYTQLSTTNITQRISVPYSGSFEVIKYRLKQIYESVESSTEEPDVPTLIVHERVTIRLESESYVTLQWSSDSISDMVSDSVVATILNIGREGPKAVPIEAAAKTEEETEKVAQKVVYALMVSLFGDVKVAEEGKLVISVDGDIAHLDGRSGDVECENAALKERISTAFRRIQGAVRPIPLSAS from the exons ATGACATCTGTGGCGACGGCGCCGCCGGCGGGGAAGCGGCCGGCGGCGGGCGGGCGGGAGGGCGACCATATGGTGGTCACGCCGCTGGGCGCCGGCGGCGAGGTCGGCCGCTCCTGCGTCCACATGTCCTTCAAGGGCCGCACCGTCCTC TTCGACTGCGGCATCCACCCGGCCTACTCCGGCATGGCGGCGCTGCCCTACTTCGACGAGATCGACCCCTCCGCCATCGACGTCCTCCTCGTCACTCA CTTCCACTTGGACCACGCCGCCTCACTGCCCTACTTCCTCGAGAAG ACGACGTTCAAGGGCCGCGTGTTCATGACCCACGCCACCAAGGCCATCTACAGGCTGCTGCTCTCGGATTACGTCAAGGTCAGCAAGGTGTCGGTGGAGGACATGCTGTTTGACGAGCAGGACATCATCCGTTCCATGGACAAGATCGAG GTCATAGACTTCCACCAGACACTGGAAGTTAATGGCATACGCTTCTGGTGCTATACTGCTGGCCATGTACTTGGTGCTGCCATGTTCATGGTGGATATTGCCGGTGTTCGCATTCTTTACACTGGTGactactcccgtgaagaagaccggcACCTGAAAGCTGCTGAGGTCCCCCAGTTCTCCCCTGATATTTGCATTATCGAGTCAACTTATGGCGTGCAGCAACACCAACCCCGCCATGTCAGAGAAAAGCGCTTCACGGATGCCATCCACAACACGGTTTCTCAAGGGGGGCGTGTTCTTATCCCGGCATATGCTCTTGGTAGAGCACAGGAACTGTTGCTTATCCTGGATGAGTATTGGTCTAACTACCCAGAGCTCCATAAGATTCCAATCTATTACGCCTCCCCTCTTGCGAAGAAGTGCATGGCTGTCTACCAGACATACATAAACTCCATGAACGAAAGGATCAGGAACCAGTTTGCACAATCCAATCCCTTCCATTTCAAGCATATTGAGCCTTTGAATAGCATAGACAACTTCCATGATGTGGGTCCGTCAGTGGTGATGGCAAGTCCAGGTAGTCTCCAAAGTGGCCTCTCCAGGCAGCTCTTTGACAAGTGGTGCACAGATAAGAAGAACACATGTGTTATTCCAGGTTTTGCCGTAGAAGGCTCCCTTGTGAAGGCCATTATCAGCGAGCCGAGAGAAGTGACGTTAGCGAATGGGCTCACTGCTCCCCTTCATATGCAGATCTTCTACATCTCCTTTTCCGCTCACGCTGATTTCCTACAGACGAGCGGTTTCTTGGATGAGCTTCGCCCACCCAACATTATTCTTGTACACGGAGAGGCAAATGAGATGGGGAGGCTTAAACAGAAACTTATTACTCAGTTTGATGGAACAAACACAAAAATCGTCTCTCCCAAGAACTGCCAATCAGTGGAGATGTATTTCAGCTCTGAGAAAATGGCGAAGATAGTTGGCAGACTGGCAGAAAAGGTACCAGAAGCGGAAGAATCAGTTAGTGGCTTACTCGTGAAGAAGGGCTTCACGTATCAGATCATGGCCCCTGAGGATCTCCGTGTGTACACACAGTTATCTACTACTAACATTACTCAGCGGATCTCCGTCCCATATTCTGGTTCTTTTGAAGTCATCAAGTACAGGCTAAAGCAGATATACGAGAGTGTGGAATCATCAACCGAGGAACCTGATGTTCCAACGCTGATTGTTCACGAGAGGGTGACCATTCGCCTGGAATCAGAAAGCTATGTTACACTGCAGTGGTCCTCTGATTCCATAAGCGACATGGTGTCCGATTCTGTGGTGGCCACGATCTTGAACATAGGCCGTGAAGGCCCAAAGGCTGTTCCGATCGAAGCAGCAGCAAAGACAGAAGAGGAAACGGAGAAGGTGGCGCAGAAGGTAGTATATGCTCTCATGGTGTCACTTTTCGGTGATGTCAAAGTCGCAGAGGAAGGGAAGCTTGTTATATCGGTGGACGGAGACATCGCGCATTTGGATGGGAGGAGTGGTGATGTCGAGTGTGAAAATGCTGCACTGAAAGAAAGGATCAGCACTGCATTCCGCCGCATACAGGGTGCAGTGAGACCAATCCCACTCTCGGCATCCTAA